In Paenibacillus xylanilyticus, the genomic window TGATGTTATGTAATGCGGTCAGGCCTACGGCATCTTCTGCCAGCCCCTCAACCATGTTTTGCTCCGGGAAGGAGTGATTGTTTTTCGTAAACGTGTTAACAGCGTTGTAGATGGAGACATTGACATTTTTCAGCATCGAGGTGAGAACAGCCTTTTCCGCCAAAAAGAATTGATCCGTATCTACACCGATGGCGTATTTCCCCAACTTCTGAATCTCGGTTAGTGAGCCTACGCCGGTGAGGCCTGCTGCGACATAAATAACATCGACGTCTTGCTCCTGGATCATCTTCGCTGCCAGCTCCTCGCCAAGCTTCGAATTGCCGAAGTCTCCTGCATAAACGACCTGAACTGTAGCCTCCGGATTAACGGCCTGCACCCCTTGCTCGAAACCCTGTTGAAAATCGCGGAGAAGAGGAATCTCCATTCCGCCCAAAAAGCCTACGTGATTCTCGGTTGTCGCGAAGCCAGCGATCATGCCGGCAAGATAACTGCCTTCTTCACTGCGGAATGACATGGAGGTCACATTTGGCAATTCGGAGTGTCCGTCGACAATAAGAAACTGCTGCTCCGGATATTGCTCAGCGACCTTTTCGAGATCAGGCAGAAGAGTGTCGCTAAGTCCGATAATCAAGTCCACACCATCCTGAGCGAATTGCTCAAATGCGGTTTCTGTGGTTAGATCTTTTCCGGGCTCTTTATAATCAAACCGAATCGTGTTTTCATTTCTGGCCTGAACCAGTCCTTCAAAAGCAGCATCATTGAATGAACGATCGCCAAGGCCAACTTCAGTAAGGACAATACCTACTTTGGTCCGCTCGTCCGCTGCCGTTTCATTTTCTGTGGAAGAACATGCCCCCAGCATCAAAACCATGACAATCAAAATCATGCTCCATAAAGCCCGGGTGACCCTTTTTGTTTTCATGTTATACCCTCGTTTCTATAGATGTGTGATGTGAGAGGTGAGTCTTTTGCCCTATATGTATATCGGCCAGGAGGAGGTTGGGGATTATGGTTGATGCTGAAAATTTACGAAAATCTTAATTGATTTCATGATTTATTCATTTCTGTTACAAAATCTGGCAGGGTTGATTAACATACCGTACCTCCATGCCGATGATCTAATCCAAAAAGGCAAAGAAAAGATCAGTGAATGATCTCTTCTTTGCCTTTTTGATCTGGATATCTAGTGATGGGAGGATGATAGCGATTCATGAATGGTCCGCCATCCTCTATATATCAACGGTTTCTCCTGCCGCCGAAGCAAATGGTCAGCTTAAGGTTGCTTCTGCCTACGATACTGCTCACTAAAAATTCTGTTTTATGCTGAGCTGTATTACCATGCAGCCACCGATCCATCTGTCCGGCTTTCGGTGCCAGCGCATAGTACCCCGCTGCCCGGGTCACGCCATATAATCTGGCCGCGTCCAAACATGGAAGGGTCGAGAGCAACCTGAATATCATGCCCTTTACGGGCAAGTGCTTGTGCAATATGCTGCGGAAAGCCGGTCTCCACCAGTATCGTTTTGCCTTTGGTCCACTGCCACCTTGGAGAATCCAGTGCTGCCTGCGGATTCAAGTGGAAGTCTACGGTGTTCATGACAACCTGCACATGGCCCTGAGGCTGCATGAAACCGCCCATGACCCCGAATGGGCCAACTGCTTCATCACCGCGCGTAAGGAATCCTGGAATGATCGTATGATAGGTGCGTTTGCCTGGTTCCAGGGCGTTTGCATGATTCGGATCGAGAGAGAAATTGTGGCCCCGATTTTGCAGGGCGATACCTGTTCCCGGTACGACCAGCCCGGAGCCGAAGCCCATATAATTGCTCTGAATGAAGGAAACCATGTTGCCTTCACCGTCAGCCGCAGCGAGGTATACCGTACCGCTTCCCTTTGGATCGCCTGCTTCAGGCAGGCGTGCCACGTCCCCAATGAGTTTGCGCCGCTCTTCCGCGTACGCTTCGGATAGGAGCTCCTTCACCGTCACGCCCATCTTCCGTTCTTCGGTTATATATTTCTCTCCATCGGCGAATGCGAGTTTCATCGCTTCGAGCTGTCTGTGATACCCGAGCACGGATTCTTTTTCATCAAAGTCGAATCCTTTGAGCAGATTGAGCGCTGCGAGGGCAATCAGTCCCTGACCGTTTGGCGGGATCTCCCAGACATCGTAGCCACGATAGGAAACCGAGATGGGATCGACCCATTCAGGCTGAAAGGCCGCCAGGTCCTCTTTGGTCAGGTAGCCGCCATGCTCTGCCATAAACGAATGAATGCGCTCTGCCAGTTCTCCTTCGTAAAAGTCACGTGCGCCGCTCTCGCCGATTCGGCGAAGCGTATTCGCGTGATCCGGCGAACGCCACATCTCGCCCGCGGCCGGAACACGCCCGCCTGGAGCGAATGTCTCAAGCCAGGCACGCCCTGCTGCCGCATCACCCTGGCGTGCATAAATGTCCGCTGCCCGTGCCCAGTGGCGCGCCAGCCCAGGCGCAAGCGGGTAACCTTCCTCCGCGTAGCGGATAGCCGGTTCCAGCGCTTCCGCCAGCGTGAGCCGCCCGAAGCGGCGGCTCAGCTCAGCCCAGCCTGCCGGTGCGCCAGGCACCGTCACCGGTATGACCCCAAGCTTCGGCATCTCCGAATGGCCTGCCGCCTTGAGCGCCTCAATGGATATGCCCTGAGGCGCAGGACCGCTGGCATTCAGGCCGTGCAGCTTGCCCTCGGTCCAGACGAGGGCAAAGGCATCGCCCCCAATGCCATTGGACGTTGGCTCCAGCACGGTGAGCGCAGCAGCCGTTGCGATCGCGGCATCAATGGCGTTGCCGCCTTTTTTTAACACATCCAGACCTGCTTGTGCTGCAAGAGGCTGCGAAGTGGCGACCATGCCTTTGTTGGCATAGACGGGCACACGATAAGAGGGGTACGGTTGATAGAGTGGATCGTAGTTCATCAGACGGTTCAGCTCCTTGTCCCAAGATGTCAGGTTCCGGTATACCGGATGCTTTAACTCCTAACCCACTTCGGAACAAGATCCTGATTCTCCTGCTGAACTTGCCAAATTCAACCTGACATGGACGATAGATCGATTAAGTAAATACACCATATTTTTGCTTCATACCTATTGGTTTTCACCACGCCTGACCTTAGGTGGTCACCATATCGCCGCCATTGATATGAATGCATTCACCGGTTACGTACGACGAATCACGCGATCCGAGATAAACATAGGCCGCTGCCAGCTCATATGGTTGGCCTGCACGACCCATTGGCGTTTCGGTTCCAAATACCTGCACATCTTCAGCAGAGAAGCTGGAGGGAATGAGAGGGGTCCAGATTGGACCAGGAGCTACACAATTAACCCGAATTCCCTGAGAAGCCAGTGATTTGGCGAGTACGCGTGTCAGCGAGACAACAGCCCCTTTGGTTGAGGAGTAGTCAATCAGCTGCACATTGCCCTTATAGGCTGTAATGGAAGCCGTGTTGATGATGGAAGCTCCTTTGCACATATGCGGGAGAGCAGCCTGAATCAGAAAAAAATAGGAAAACACATTCGTCTGGAACGTATGATAGAGCTGTTCCTCCGTAATGTCGACAATACTCGGCTGCACATACTGCACCGCATGATTGTTGACCAGAATATCTATTTTCCCGAAAGTTTCCATTGTAGAACGAATGACCGCATCACAGTTTTTCTTCAGCCGAAGGTCGATCTCAATGAGCAGACAGCGCTGGCCCAGCTCTACAATACGATCCCGAGTCCACTCGGCATCCGTCCGTTCATACAGGTAAGCAATGACAATATCGGCACCTTCCTTGGCATAAGCAATGGCTGCGGCTCTGCCGATTCCACTGTCCCCACCCGTAATGATGGCTACTTTGCCATCCAGTTTGCAGCTGCCAATGTAAGCCGGATCCTCGCTAATGGGTTCAGGTACCATGAGTGTTTCCAGACCTGGCTGCCGATCCTGGTGCTGGGGTGGAAATGCCAGTTTTTGCTCTTTGCAGACCGTCTTCTCACCATAAAAAGGGTAGACAGGATTCATTCGTTTTGCATCCTCCTCGAGCATTCATTGATATGCCTAAGCTATGCGTTCGCCCAGAAGAAGGTGCGGTGAGAGAAGAAGTCATTTGTTTTTTGAAGGAGAAATATACCATAATAAGGATGTGAGTAATCAAAATAGTGGAGGTGTCAGGAGCGAGTGAATATACAGGGAATTAATCATCTGTGCTTTTCCGTATCCAATCTGGAACGATCCATTACCTTCTATGAGCAGGCTCTCGGTGCCCGGATTCAAGTGAAGGGCCGCAAGCTGGCGTATTTTGAACTGGCTGGTCTCTGGATCGCTTTGAATCAGGAGGATGTTATCCGCAATTATACGGAACGAACCTATACACATATTGCCTTCACCGTGAAGGAAGAGGAGTTTGATACCTCTGTGCAAGAGCTAAAGGCAGCAGGGGCCGATATTCTTCCTGGCAGAGCGCGCAATCCCAGAGATGCAAGGTCTGTTTATTTTACCGATCCCGATGGTCATCTGTTCGAACTGCACACAGGCACCATGAAACAAAGACTGGATTATTATCGTGAAGATAAACCACATATGACTTTTTATACATGATAACGCAATGTAAATGGAGGTAAATGGGGATTAACGTATTTAAAGTCACTGCAATTATCCGTAAAATACGTCTTAGGTTCGCCGAGTATATACGATATGGTCTGCTGCCAAATCATACACAAGGAGAGATGGACGTGGAGAGTAAAGGATTCAAGCTGCAAGGAATTGCAAGTGGACTCTGTATGGCAACGGTTGTGGTCATTTCATTCTTTACAGGGCAGCTTCAAGCTTCAGGAGGAGTTCTGCAGCCTCAGGGAGACTTGAGCCATGTATATAAACATATTCAGGAAGAGGTAACTCCACTCGATTTGAATGATCCTGTCCCAGATTTTAAATCCGTTTAGAAATAATGGAAAACGGGTCTCCAGTTCCGAGAGCCCGTTTCCGAAAGTGGATCTGACTTACAACTGTGAGTTGTTAGGTGAAGATCAGGATCACATTTATCTGATATATGACTTGTAGTCATCAAATTCCATTTTTTGTTTTTGCTTGCTTAACTGAAGTATCTGGTGGCTGATGTCAGCCTCACGTTCGGCATGAATACGTTTTAGGAGATCGTGGCTCATCCGAAGAAAATAATATCCTTCATCAGAGTTGTCCTTCTCATGGAATACCAAGCCGAGGAGACGATATAATTTTGCCCGTAGGACCCCTTCATCTCGCAGCTCCAGCAACTGTAGAGCTTCTTTGATGACAGTCTCTGCTTGCTGTAGTTCGCGCTCTTCCAAATAAATTTTACTGATTTCCTCCAATATGGAAGCCTTCTTGTGGGGCAGATTGCGTTCGTCGTAAATTCCGGCGCATTCACCCAGCAAGGGAAGGGCTTCTTTTTTTTGCCCCATATGAAGCTGTATGACCGCAAGGTTATGGAGCGCCAGGACATAGGACTCACTTCTTGCCAGTTTATATGAATCTACCGATTTTTTGGTCCAATCGTAACTTAACTGCATGTGATCGTCTTGTTCAGACATATAATAGGCTTTTCCCAAACCAAGCGTAATCTCACCATAGAGCTCCGGCTGGCCTGCCATGCGGGCTTCTTTCTCTGCCTTGAGATAGAACTCCAATCCCTGATCAACGTTTCCTAGACGCAAATGGGTAGTTCCAAGATAGATCAGCGCGCGTATATGTTCATCCTGTAGGTATTTTAGTCGGCTGCTGTAGGTATACGCCTGTTCATAAAATTTGCGGGCAGCATGGAACAACTCAGAATGAAAAGCTGCGCGTCCCATTTCCAAATAGTACTGGACAATTCGCTCTCTATCTCCGGTGCGAGTTACGATAAATGCTGCGGCTTCACCATTGTCCAAGGCCTGACGGTATTCTCCCAGTCGATTATAGCTTCGCATGATGAGAAGATAGGCTTCAGTCTGGTCGAGTACATCTTTGGTCAGTGTGAGCACATTATGGGCCATCCGGATGCAGGCACGATCGTTGCGCTCCTTATAATACAACTTTGCCTTATCCAGTACGGCTTCTCCAATATCGGTATCTGTCGCTGTACTTTCCCCCAAAAAATACTCCATGGGTGTATTCAATCGTTTGGCTATGATTTTCAACATTCGCTGAGAAGGAACGGCTCTGCCTTTTTCGATGAGACTGATATAAGAGCGTGTCATATCCTCGCCTGCCAGTTGTTTTTGGGATAGTCCAAGCTGCTCCCGGATTTCCCGGATTTTAGGTCCGAGCATGATCATTTCACCGTCCCTTAAATAAAGATTGAGATATTACTAGCATTGTGATTTGTATGTTGATCATGTGGTGGGCAGAAGCAGGGGGTAAGGAGTGTAAGAGGTCCATTTACCTCCATTTACAGTTTAAATACGATTTGGAAGATTATAGAATGATAGTATCTTAGATGAAAGGAGGAATACCAATGGTCATTAAAGCGACTCCAATTACATTGGAACAATTGAAAAACAAAGAACTGGAAGCGACCCAATCGGATGTGAACGTGCTGGATGAAACACGTGAAGTCAGTGCTCGTGCGGCAGCAGCTCGTGCAGCGGCAGCCCGTGCAGCAGCGGCCCGTGCAGCAGCAGCCCGTGCAGCAGCAGCCCGTGCATAATCTCCTATACTTATTATTACATGATGGTTAGATCAATAGATGAGAGCTTCTGAACGAAGCTCTCTCCCTGTATTCAGAGCGCTCCGTATGAAGGGTATAACGAGGTGTCCGAAACCGATGCATATCAACCAAATCTGGTCTTACATTCCGGAGTTCGCTGTTCCTGTCCGGGAGTTAAATGAACATCTTGGACTCAAAAATGCTCAGACCAAAGTCATGGAGAAAATTCATGGTCTGAAACAGGTCCGGCAAGATAAGGGCGGTGATCTGACTTCACTTCTCGGGCGTGTGCTCGCCCAGGTGGTCAACAGTCCGGAGGTCGTTCCGTCTTCCATTAAGTATATCATTTATTGTCATACAATTCAGGAAAATTTCCCCTTTCCTATGAAGGTGCTTCAAGGCTTGAAACAAGCGTACGGGTTGCAACATGCAATTGCTTTTTCGCTGACGCAGCAAAATTGCGCTTCGGGTCTAATTGCATTGGATGTCGCCGCCACGTTGTTGCCTTCACTGGAAGAGGATGATCATATTTTAATCTTGACGGGTGAAAAAACATTCAGTCCCATTGTGCAGCTTATCCCCAACACAACGGTTATGGGAGAGGCTGCCGCGGCTGTTCTGATTGGAAATTCCAACAGCGGAAGCCGGATGATCGGACTAATGAATGTGACCTTGGGGCAATTTTGCAATGTGCTGACAGGGGATCCGGAGACGTTAAAAGAATTTCAGGACATTTATACACCACAGTTATGTGAAGTAATTGTCCAGGCAGTCAACCAAACCGGGCTCACGATGCAGGATATACGTTATATTGTTCCGCATAATGTGAATCTCTCTTCATGGAAAAAGGTTGCTGCAGCGTTGTCTTTTCCGTTGGAACGTGTATACACCTCCAATGTGCCAGAGATCGGACACTGTTTCTGTTCCGATCCATATATCAATCTGAAAGAAATTTCAGATTTGCAACTTCTACAGAGGGACGACTACTATTTGCTCGTCACCGTTGGTCTTGGAGCTACATTTAGCGTGGCAGTAATGCAGTATGCAGGAATGGGAGGTGGCGTAGTTGACCACGCTGTTATCTGACTTTTCGATCAAGCTGAAGCGTGCACTCACAGGTAGAGAGGATGCCGTATTGGTTTATCTGAACAATTTCGAAGTCGAGGAATACTGGAATGAGCAAGGGGTACTGAAGCTACCTTCTCTAAGTATTGGATCTGCTTCAGACGTAGTGAACCGGATGGAGGAGCTGGGTGTCTTTCTCGCAGGAGAACAGGACGTTGTTCTGCTGAAGAGTTTGCCAGATCCCGGTTTTGTGGCAGATGCCCGCGCGGTTGGATTCGGGCGTTCCCGATTTATTGCAACAGAGTCCAATGAACCAGGGATGAACATTACTGCCAACATCCTGCATTGTCCGCGTACGTTGGAGAAGCTGCACGAACTGGCTCATGATCGTAGCATTCAGACGTATCTGGTCCCGTTCGGGGTTTCAGATCAGGAAGAAGAGTTATCCCGTCTGACAGGCATTCCTCTTGCAGTGCCCCCAGCGAATGTATTTCGTAAGGTCAATGACAAGGGTTATGCCCGTCGTCTTAATGCCGAACTTGGTATTCGCCAGATTCCAGGCTGTGAATGTTCTTCACTGGAAGAGCTGTCCTCAGGATTTGAACAATTGAAGTCTGCGCTGGAACAAGGAGGCAGACTTGTATTGAAAGATTCGATGGGTGTATCAGGGAAAGGCATTACCGTTATTGCTGAGGAGTCCCGCTTCCGCAAATGCATGAGTTTGCTCGAAAAGCAGGCTAGCAAAAATGGGACAAGAACAGTCAATTATGTATTGGAACAATGGATGAACAAGACCTGTGACTTGAACTACCAGATTTTAATTGACCGAACTGGCGAGATTGAGTTTCTCGGTGTTAAGGAATCCTTGGTTGAACAGGGAGTGCACCAAGGGCATTTAATGCCGCCGCGCCTGGATAATAACCAGATGGCAGTTATTCAGGAAGCTGCATTTCGCATCGGAGCAGCACTTCATAGAGACGGATATTACGGCATAGCCGGTATTGATGCCATTCTCGATGAAGACGGAAGTGTGTGGCCGAACCTGGAAATCAATGCAAGGTTTAATATGTCTACCTATCAGATCAATATCCAGAACCGCTGGATTTCGGATGGCATGTTCGGACTGGCTAAGAAATATGCACTCCGGCTGAATGAGAAGCTGAAGTACGAGGACTTACGGTCTGTGCTTGGACAGCTGCTGTTTGATCCATTAAAAGGCGAAGGCTTGCTGATTAACAACTTTGCTACCGTTAATGCTGCATTCAAAAGCACAGGCAGCCTATTCTCAGGCCGTCTGTATGGCGTAATTATTGCGCATTCGGAGGAACAGTTGCGAGCAACTGATATTGCAGTGGAAGCAGCACTAACTACCATAAACGAGGTGAAATAAATGTCAGGGGAATACCATATTCAGCAAGTTGCCATCTCCGAAATTGCTGGGCGCTTCGGCACACCATTGTATGTATATGATGGCGATGTATTGGAGCAAGTCTATCAGGAACTTCGAGGATTGCTTACGCCAAAAGTAGAGCTATTCTATTCCCTTAAAGCCAATCCCAATATCTCCATTGTTCATTTGTTGCACGAGCTTGGAGCCCGGGCTGAGGTTTGTTCCATGACCGAGTTACATACGGCGCTTGAAGCGGGTGTGAAGCCTGAGCATATTATTTTTCTAGGACCAGGTAAGAGTGCTGCTGAGATTATTGCATGTGTAAGGCAGGGCATTTACGCCATCGTATGCGAATCATTTCAGGAGCTTGAGCGCATTGAAGCAATTGCAGCGGAAGAAGGGCGAGTTGTGCAGGTCGCACTGAGAATCAATCCTTCGTTTGCCGTAAAAGGATCCCGTCTGACCATGGGCGGCAAACCGCGCCAGTTTGGTATCGACGAGAACCATGTGATTCAAGGAAAGGAAAAGTTTGAACGTTGCTCACATGTGGATATTATGGGACTGCATGTCTATATGGGGACTCGCATGCTTGAAGTGGAGCCCATTGTGCAAAATACACGCCACATTTTGGAACTGGCCGACCGGATTGAGCAGCATTTGGGCATCAAACTGCGCATGGTCGATGTGGGTGGGGGGTTGGGAGTTCCGTATCATGAAGGGGAAGAGCCGCTGTCCGTGGGTTCGTTAACGGAGCAATTGAATCCGTTGTTTGATGAATATAAATCGAATCATCCTGACACCCGTTTGTTTATGGAGCTGGGACGTTATCTGGTGGGCAAAAGCGGTATGCTTGTGAGCCGTGCACTGTATGTTAAACAATCGTACGGAGAAACCTTTATCGTTACGGATGGAGGGACGAACTGCCATATGGCAGCAGTCGGTATCGGATCGTTTGTGAAGCGGAACTTTCCGATCGCTTCTCTGACACGTTATGGTGAATCCCCGGTAGCGGAGTACAACATCACGGGACCACTCTGTACCCCAAACGATGTGATTGGTAAACGAGTGAATCTGCCTTATGTTGCTCAAGGGGATCTGATTGGAGTTTTTCATTCTGGTGCTTACGGTCCTACAGCTTCTCCGACCCATTTCCTGAGCCATGGCAGCCCTGCAGAAGTGATGGTCAGCGGGGGAGAGGTGCATCTGATTCGGGAGAGAGATACACCTCAGGATATGCTGGGCAAACAACGTTTAATCCATGTTTCACCGTCAGCAGTAACTAACTTATGAGGAGAGATGATAATCATGACCACTGCATTATTGCTTGAAGAGATTAAGGGAGCCCTTGCCGAAGTGTTGAATATGGAAGCGGACCAGGCTATTAACCTAAATACGTCTTTATTTGACGAGCTTCATCTGGACTCTACTTCCGTTCTGGAGCTGTTGATGACATTGGAGGATCGGATTGATGGTTTGGAAATCGACCCGGATGAATTGGAACCCGATGTTTTTGATACAGTGGGTTCACTGGCTGCATACATTGAGAAGCAGCTTGTAGCTGTCTGATGGCGGCGCCTGTTGCCATCCGGGACATGAAAGTCAGGCTTTTTGCAGACAAGCAGCCTCCGTTTGAGCACCCGGAGTTATTGCGATTCCACGAGGATATGCTAGCGAATTCACCTGTAGAGGCTCGCTTCGAACTACTGAAGGAGCGCAATAACAATGCTTACCATGACATGAGCACAGAACTTCTCGAAGAAACCGGGATTGATCAGATCATGAAGGAGGTCGATATTCTCCTGCTTGCTTACAATTTCCCAAACATACGCCCCGATATTTCAATTGTAAATTATTTAATGGACCGCTACCAAGCCCGTTTCCTCAGCTTTGCTGTGAATGATCTGGGTTTTGGTGCTCCTTTTGCCGCACTGCATATGCTTCAGCATTATTTGAGCAATGGCGGCTATAAAAAAGGCATGCTGCTGGTCATGGACCAAACGGCACTTCCCTATGAAACGGATGACTTCAGTGAAGCTCCAGGTCCAGATACAGCCGCGGTCATGGTTCTGGATCAGTTGTCAGGAACAGGTCTTTCTCTTCTGGGCGTAGAGATGAGGTATGCAGAGGAATCGATTGAGGAGACGGCAGCACGGGTGCTGGATGGATTATGCAGCCAGGTTTCCGTTGATCCGAAACAGATTGCCTTATTGGTTCATCCATTACTGGAGCAGCAGGTGAAGGGAACCTCATGGTTCCATGAAACAGGCCGGAGAGGAAGTTATGACCCTTCGCGCTGGAGTGCTGCCCCGTTCTTTGCTCTCGAAGAACTTCTCCAGGAGAGAGACAGGTATCAATATGTATGTCTGATGCATCTGGAGCAGGCGGATTCATTTGTCTACGCACTCCTCATTCATACAGGCGAGGCAGAATAGATGGAGTTGTAATCCGGAGGAGGCAATGAATATGGGATTCGGCATTGTGGATATCGGCGTATATTTGCCCGATCAGGTCGAGGAACCTGAAGTCATACTGGAAAAGATGGGGCTGGGTAAGGGGGAACTCCAATTACTGCGTAAGTACCATCGACTGAAGGGTGTCCCTAT contains:
- a CDS encoding BMP family lipoprotein, which translates into the protein MKTKRVTRALWSMILIVMVLMLGACSSTENETAADERTKVGIVLTEVGLGDRSFNDAAFEGLVQARNENTIRFDYKEPGKDLTTETAFEQFAQDGVDLIIGLSDTLLPDLEKVAEQYPEQQFLIVDGHSELPNVTSMSFRSEEGSYLAGMIAGFATTENHVGFLGGMEIPLLRDFQQGFEQGVQAVNPEATVQVVYAGDFGNSKLGEELAAKMIQEQDVDVIYVAAGLTGVGSLTEIQKLGKYAIGVDTDQFFLAEKAVLTSMLKNVNVSIYNAVNTFTKNNHSFPEQNMVEGLAEDAVGLTALHNITLSAEQQQIFEDRKAEIISGKTKITLEP
- a CDS encoding gamma-glutamyltransferase family protein, encoding MNYDPLYQPYPSYRVPVYANKGMVATSQPLAAQAGLDVLKKGGNAIDAAIATAAALTVLEPTSNGIGGDAFALVWTEGKLHGLNASGPAPQGISIEALKAAGHSEMPKLGVIPVTVPGAPAGWAELSRRFGRLTLAEALEPAIRYAEEGYPLAPGLARHWARAADIYARQGDAAAGRAWLETFAPGGRVPAAGEMWRSPDHANTLRRIGESGARDFYEGELAERIHSFMAEHGGYLTKEDLAAFQPEWVDPISVSYRGYDVWEIPPNGQGLIALAALNLLKGFDFDEKESVLGYHRQLEAMKLAFADGEKYITEERKMGVTVKELLSEAYAEERRKLIGDVARLPEAGDPKGSGTVYLAAADGEGNMVSFIQSNYMGFGSGLVVPGTGIALQNRGHNFSLDPNHANALEPGKRTYHTIIPGFLTRGDEAVGPFGVMGGFMQPQGHVQVVMNTVDFHLNPQAALDSPRWQWTKGKTILVETGFPQHIAQALARKGHDIQVALDPSMFGRGQIIWRDPGSGVLCAGTESRTDGSVAAW
- a CDS encoding SDR family oxidoreductase: MNPVYPFYGEKTVCKEQKLAFPPQHQDRQPGLETLMVPEPISEDPAYIGSCKLDGKVAIITGGDSGIGRAAAIAYAKEGADIVIAYLYERTDAEWTRDRIVELGQRCLLIEIDLRLKKNCDAVIRSTMETFGKIDILVNNHAVQYVQPSIVDITEEQLYHTFQTNVFSYFFLIQAALPHMCKGASIINTASITAYKGNVQLIDYSSTKGAVVSLTRVLAKSLASQGIRVNCVAPGPIWTPLIPSSFSAEDVQVFGTETPMGRAGQPYELAAAYVYLGSRDSSYVTGECIHINGGDMVTT
- the fosB gene encoding metallothiol transferase FosB, with the protein product MNIQGINHLCFSVSNLERSITFYEQALGARIQVKGRKLAYFELAGLWIALNQEDVIRNYTERTYTHIAFTVKEEEFDTSVQELKAAGADILPGRARNPRDARSVYFTDPDGHLFELHTGTMKQRLDYYREDKPHMTFYT
- a CDS encoding helix-turn-helix domain-containing protein; protein product: MLGPKIREIREQLGLSQKQLAGEDMTRSYISLIEKGRAVPSQRMLKIIAKRLNTPMEYFLGESTATDTDIGEAVLDKAKLYYKERNDRACIRMAHNVLTLTKDVLDQTEAYLLIMRSYNRLGEYRQALDNGEAAAFIVTRTGDRERIVQYYLEMGRAAFHSELFHAARKFYEQAYTYSSRLKYLQDEHIRALIYLGTTHLRLGNVDQGLEFYLKAEKEARMAGQPELYGEITLGLGKAYYMSEQDDHMQLSYDWTKKSVDSYKLARSESYVLALHNLAVIQLHMGQKKEALPLLGECAGIYDERNLPHKKASILEEISKIYLEERELQQAETVIKEALQLLELRDEGVLRAKLYRLLGLVFHEKDNSDEGYYFLRMSHDLLKRIHAEREADISHQILQLSKQKQKMEFDDYKSYIR
- a CDS encoding 3-oxoacyl-[acyl-carrier-protein] synthase III C-terminal domain-containing protein, which gives rise to MHINQIWSYIPEFAVPVRELNEHLGLKNAQTKVMEKIHGLKQVRQDKGGDLTSLLGRVLAQVVNSPEVVPSSIKYIIYCHTIQENFPFPMKVLQGLKQAYGLQHAIAFSLTQQNCASGLIALDVAATLLPSLEEDDHILILTGEKTFSPIVQLIPNTTVMGEAAAAVLIGNSNSGSRMIGLMNVTLGQFCNVLTGDPETLKEFQDIYTPQLCEVIVQAVNQTGLTMQDIRYIVPHNVNLSSWKKVAAALSFPLERVYTSNVPEIGHCFCSDPYINLKEISDLQLLQRDDYYLLVTVGLGATFSVAVMQYAGMGGGVVDHAVI
- a CDS encoding ATP-grasp domain-containing protein, translated to MTTLLSDFSIKLKRALTGREDAVLVYLNNFEVEEYWNEQGVLKLPSLSIGSASDVVNRMEELGVFLAGEQDVVLLKSLPDPGFVADARAVGFGRSRFIATESNEPGMNITANILHCPRTLEKLHELAHDRSIQTYLVPFGVSDQEEELSRLTGIPLAVPPANVFRKVNDKGYARRLNAELGIRQIPGCECSSLEELSSGFEQLKSALEQGGRLVLKDSMGVSGKGITVIAEESRFRKCMSLLEKQASKNGTRTVNYVLEQWMNKTCDLNYQILIDRTGEIEFLGVKESLVEQGVHQGHLMPPRLDNNQMAVIQEAAFRIGAALHRDGYYGIAGIDAILDEDGSVWPNLEINARFNMSTYQINIQNRWISDGMFGLAKKYALRLNEKLKYEDLRSVLGQLLFDPLKGEGLLINNFATVNAAFKSTGSLFSGRLYGVIIAHSEEQLRATDIAVEAALTTINEVK
- the lysA gene encoding diaminopimelate decarboxylase, which codes for MSGEYHIQQVAISEIAGRFGTPLYVYDGDVLEQVYQELRGLLTPKVELFYSLKANPNISIVHLLHELGARAEVCSMTELHTALEAGVKPEHIIFLGPGKSAAEIIACVRQGIYAIVCESFQELERIEAIAAEEGRVVQVALRINPSFAVKGSRLTMGGKPRQFGIDENHVIQGKEKFERCSHVDIMGLHVYMGTRMLEVEPIVQNTRHILELADRIEQHLGIKLRMVDVGGGLGVPYHEGEEPLSVGSLTEQLNPLFDEYKSNHPDTRLFMELGRYLVGKSGMLVSRALYVKQSYGETFIVTDGGTNCHMAAVGIGSFVKRNFPIASLTRYGESPVAEYNITGPLCTPNDVIGKRVNLPYVAQGDLIGVFHSGAYGPTASPTHFLSHGSPAEVMVSGGEVHLIRERDTPQDMLGKQRLIHVSPSAVTNL
- a CDS encoding acyl carrier protein, producing MTTALLLEEIKGALAEVLNMEADQAINLNTSLFDELHLDSTSVLELLMTLEDRIDGLEIDPDELEPDVFDTVGSLAAYIEKQLVAV